The following proteins are encoded in a genomic region of Mycolicibacterium confluentis:
- a CDS encoding glycerol-3-phosphate dehydrogenase/oxidase — MSDRGSEAFLNPAHRARAWERLGSEQFDVVVIGGGIVGAGAALDAATRGLRVALVEARDFASGTSSRSSKMFHGGLRYLEQLEFGLVREALHERELSLTTLAPHLVKPLPFLFPLTNRWWERPYVAAGIFLYDQLGGAKSVPAQKHLTKASALRLAPGLKRSSLIGGIRYYDTVVDDARHTMTVARTAAHYGAVVRTSTQVVSLLREGDRVVGVRIRDSEDGEVTEVRGHVTVNATGVWTDEIQALSKQRGRFRVRASKGVHVVVPRDRIVSEVAIILRTEKSVLFVIPWGTHWIIGTTDTDWNLDLAHPAATKADIDYILDRVNDVLATPLTHADIDGVYAGLRPLLAGESEETSKLSREHAVASPAPGLVAIAGGKYTTYRVMAADAIDAAAQYTPARVAPSITEKVPLLGADGYFALVNQTEHVGARYGLHPYRIRHLLDRYGSLIDEVLALAADDPELLEPIAEAPVYLKVEAAYAAAAEGALHLEDILARRMRISIEYPHRGVDCAREVAEVVAPVLGWSPEDVDREVATYTARVEAEVLSQAQPDDESADALRAAAPEARAEILEPVPLN; from the coding sequence GTGAGCGACCGGGGTTCGGAAGCCTTCTTGAACCCTGCCCACCGGGCCCGAGCGTGGGAACGCCTGGGATCCGAGCAGTTCGATGTCGTCGTCATCGGCGGTGGCATCGTTGGGGCGGGTGCGGCATTGGACGCGGCGACCCGCGGGCTGCGGGTCGCCCTGGTCGAGGCGCGAGACTTCGCCTCGGGGACGTCCAGCCGCAGTTCGAAGATGTTCCACGGCGGGCTGCGCTACCTCGAGCAGCTGGAATTCGGACTGGTGCGGGAGGCCCTGCATGAGCGGGAGCTGTCGCTGACCACGCTGGCGCCGCACCTCGTCAAACCGCTGCCGTTCCTGTTCCCGTTGACCAACCGATGGTGGGAACGCCCGTACGTGGCAGCCGGAATCTTCCTGTACGACCAGCTCGGCGGCGCGAAATCGGTTCCCGCCCAGAAGCATCTGACCAAGGCCAGCGCGCTTCGCCTGGCGCCGGGGCTCAAGCGCAGCTCACTGATCGGTGGCATCCGCTACTACGACACCGTGGTCGACGACGCCCGGCACACCATGACCGTGGCCCGTACGGCCGCCCATTACGGGGCGGTGGTGCGGACTTCGACGCAGGTGGTGTCGCTGCTGCGTGAGGGTGATCGCGTGGTCGGGGTACGCATTCGGGACTCCGAGGACGGCGAGGTCACCGAGGTGCGCGGGCACGTGACGGTGAATGCCACCGGCGTGTGGACCGACGAGATCCAGGCATTGTCCAAGCAGCGCGGCCGATTCCGGGTGCGGGCGTCCAAAGGCGTGCACGTGGTGGTGCCGCGGGACCGCATCGTCAGCGAGGTCGCGATCATCCTTCGCACCGAGAAGTCGGTGCTGTTCGTCATCCCCTGGGGCACGCACTGGATCATCGGCACCACCGACACCGACTGGAACCTCGACCTGGCGCATCCCGCGGCCACCAAGGCGGACATCGACTACATCCTCGACCGCGTCAACGATGTCCTGGCCACACCCCTGACACACGCCGACATCGACGGTGTGTACGCCGGGCTTCGTCCCCTGCTGGCGGGGGAGAGCGAGGAGACGTCCAAGCTGTCGCGTGAACATGCCGTGGCTTCACCGGCACCGGGCCTGGTGGCCATCGCGGGCGGCAAGTACACCACCTATCGCGTGATGGCCGCCGACGCCATCGATGCCGCCGCGCAGTACACCCCGGCCCGGGTCGCCCCGTCCATCACCGAGAAGGTGCCACTGCTCGGGGCCGACGGGTATTTCGCGCTGGTGAATCAGACCGAGCACGTCGGCGCGCGGTATGGCCTGCACCCGTACCGGATTCGGCATCTGCTCGATCGATACGGGTCGCTGATCGATGAGGTGCTGGCCCTGGCCGCCGATGATCCAGAACTCCTCGAGCCCATCGCGGAGGCGCCGGTCTACCTCAAGGTGGAGGCGGCGTACGCCGCGGCCGCCGAGGGGGCGCTGCACCTCGAGGACATCCTGGCCCGGCGCATGCGCATCTCGATCGAATACCCGCACCGCGGCGTGGACTGCGCCCGCGAGGTGGCCGAAGTCGTTGCGCCGGTGCTCGGTTGGAGTCCCGAGGACGTCGACCGTGAAGTTGCGACGTACACCGCCCGCGTCGAGGCCGAGGTGCTTTCGCAGGCCCAACCCGATGACGAATCCGCGGACGCCCTGCGGGCCGCCGCACCCGAGGCCCGTGCCGAAATCCTCGAACCAGTCCCGCTCAACTAG
- a CDS encoding NAD(P)H-quinone dehydrogenase, whose product MVTRIVIIGGGPAGYEAALVAASRGRDVAQVTVVDSEGLGGACVLYDCVPSKTFIASTGVRTELRRAEGMGFDIGIDDAKISLSQINNRAKTLAASQSADIGSQLLAHGVTIIGGRGELVDDVPGMAHHRIRVTTSDGRIAVLKADVVLIATGASPRVLPHAVPDGERILTWRQLYDLKELPEHLVIVGSGVTGAEFCNAYTELGVTVTVVASRDQILPHEDSDAAAALEQVFAERGVTLVKNARANSVTRTETGVRIAMADGRVVEGSHALMTVGSVPNTAELGLERLGVELNPGGYIPVDRVSRTPAPNIYAAGDCTGLLPLASVAAMQGRIAMYHALGEGVSPIRLRTVASATFTRPEIAAVGIPQKSIDDGSVPARTLMLPLSTNARAKMSLLRHGFVKIFCRPATGVVIGGVVVAPIASELILPIALAVQNRISVTDLAQTLSVYPSLSGSIVEAARRLMAHDDLD is encoded by the coding sequence GTGGTGACTCGCATCGTGATCATCGGCGGTGGGCCGGCCGGCTACGAGGCGGCGTTGGTCGCCGCCAGTCGGGGGCGCGACGTCGCCCAGGTGACGGTGGTCGATTCCGAGGGCCTCGGCGGCGCCTGCGTGCTGTACGACTGCGTCCCGTCCAAGACCTTCATCGCCTCGACCGGTGTGCGCACCGAACTGCGCCGCGCCGAGGGCATGGGCTTCGACATCGGAATCGACGACGCCAAGATCTCGCTCTCGCAGATCAACAATCGCGCCAAGACGCTGGCGGCGTCGCAGTCGGCCGACATCGGCAGCCAACTCCTGGCCCATGGTGTGACGATCATCGGCGGACGCGGCGAACTCGTCGACGACGTGCCGGGGATGGCGCATCACCGCATCCGGGTCACCACGTCGGACGGTCGGATCGCGGTGCTCAAGGCCGACGTCGTGCTCATCGCGACGGGTGCCAGCCCCCGCGTGCTGCCGCACGCCGTCCCCGACGGCGAACGGATTCTGACCTGGCGTCAGTTGTATGACCTCAAGGAGCTTCCGGAGCACCTCGTCATCGTCGGGTCGGGCGTGACCGGCGCAGAATTCTGCAACGCCTACACCGAACTCGGCGTCACCGTCACGGTGGTGGCCAGCCGGGATCAGATCCTGCCGCACGAGGACAGCGACGCCGCCGCGGCGCTCGAGCAGGTGTTCGCCGAACGCGGTGTGACCCTGGTGAAGAACGCGCGCGCCAACTCGGTCACGCGCACCGAGACCGGGGTCCGGATCGCGATGGCCGACGGCCGAGTCGTCGAAGGCAGCCACGCGTTGATGACGGTCGGCTCGGTGCCCAACACCGCGGAGCTGGGGCTCGAGCGCCTCGGCGTCGAACTCAACCCCGGCGGCTACATTCCGGTCGACCGCGTGTCGCGTACGCCCGCGCCCAACATCTATGCGGCCGGGGACTGCACGGGCCTGCTGCCGCTGGCCTCCGTGGCCGCCATGCAGGGCCGCATCGCGATGTATCACGCACTCGGCGAGGGTGTTTCACCGATCCGGCTCCGCACCGTCGCCTCCGCGACGTTCACCCGGCCCGAGATCGCGGCCGTCGGCATCCCGCAGAAGTCGATCGATGACGGCAGCGTGCCCGCCCGCACCCTCATGCTGCCGCTGAGCACCAACGCGCGGGCCAAGATGTCGCTGCTGCGGCACGGCTTCGTCAAGATCTTCTGCCGGCCGGCCACCGGCGTGGTGATCGGTGGGGTCGTGGTGGCACCGATCGCCTCCGAACTGATCCTGCCGATCGCGTTGGCGGTGCAGAACCGGATCTCGGTCACCGACCTGGCGCAGACGCTGTCGGTGTACCCGTCGCTGTCGGGGTCAATCGTCGAGGCGGCCCGCCGACTGATGGCCCACGACGACCTGGACTGA
- a CDS encoding gamma-glutamylcyclotransferase codes for MPLYAAYGSNMHPEQMLQRAPHSPMAGTGWLHGWRLTFGGEDIGWEGALATVVEDPDSKVFVVLYDMTKEDEANLDRWEGAELGVHKKIRCRVHRESSDTTTDPVLAWLYVVDAWEGGIPSARYLGVMSEAAEIAGAPADYVHDLRTRPASNIGPGT; via the coding sequence GTGCCGCTCTACGCCGCCTATGGGTCCAACATGCATCCAGAGCAGATGCTGCAGCGCGCGCCGCACTCGCCGATGGCGGGCACGGGTTGGCTGCACGGTTGGCGACTCACGTTCGGCGGCGAGGACATCGGCTGGGAGGGCGCGCTGGCCACGGTCGTCGAGGACCCCGATTCGAAGGTCTTCGTCGTGCTCTACGACATGACCAAAGAGGACGAGGCGAACCTCGATCGCTGGGAGGGCGCCGAACTCGGCGTCCACAAGAAGATCCGCTGCCGCGTGCACCGCGAGTCCTCGGACACCACGACGGACCCTGTCCTGGCCTGGCTGTATGTGGTCGACGCGTGGGAGGGCGGAATTCCGTCGGCCCGCTACCTCGGCGTGATGTCCGAGGCCGCCGAGATCGCGGGTGCACCCGCCGACTACGTCCACGACCTGCGCACCCGCCCGGCAAGCAACATCGGCCCCGGCACGTAG
- a CDS encoding amidohydrolase has translation MSVADIAESWLAANCDDLVEWRRHIHRYPELGRQEHATTQYVAERLADAGLNPKVLPGGTGLTCDIGPEHRPRIALRADMDALPMAERTGAEYSSTVPNVAHACGHDAHTAILMGTGLALASAAELPVGVRLLFQPAEELMPGGAIDAIAAGALTGVSRIFALHCDPRLAVGRVAIKPGPITSAADWLEITLHSAGGHTSRPHLTGDLVYGLGTLITGLPGVLSRRVDPRNSTVMVWGAVNAGVAANAIPQTGTLAGTVRTASRETWVEMENLVSETIAGLLAPLGIEHTLQYRRGVPPVVNEELSTRIMTHAIEAVGPDVLADTRQSGGGEDFSWYLEEIPGAMARLGVWGGRGPQLDLHQPTFDLDERALAVGVRVMSNIVEQCAAF, from the coding sequence ATGAGCGTCGCCGACATCGCCGAATCCTGGTTGGCCGCCAACTGCGACGACCTCGTCGAGTGGCGCAGGCACATCCATCGTTACCCCGAACTCGGCCGGCAGGAGCACGCCACCACGCAGTACGTCGCCGAACGGTTGGCCGACGCGGGACTCAACCCCAAGGTGCTGCCCGGAGGCACGGGGCTGACATGCGACATCGGCCCCGAGCATCGGCCGCGCATCGCGCTGCGCGCCGACATGGACGCCCTGCCGATGGCCGAACGCACAGGTGCGGAGTACTCCTCGACCGTGCCCAACGTGGCTCACGCGTGTGGACACGACGCGCATACCGCGATCCTGATGGGCACGGGCCTTGCGTTGGCCTCGGCCGCAGAACTGCCGGTGGGTGTGCGACTGCTGTTCCAGCCCGCCGAGGAGTTGATGCCGGGCGGCGCGATCGACGCGATCGCCGCGGGCGCGCTCACCGGGGTGTCGAGAATCTTTGCGCTGCACTGCGATCCCCGACTCGCGGTGGGCCGGGTCGCCATCAAACCCGGCCCCATCACCTCGGCCGCCGACTGGCTCGAGATCACGCTGCACTCCGCGGGCGGGCACACGTCGCGACCGCACCTGACCGGTGATCTGGTGTACGGCCTCGGCACGCTCATCACCGGTCTGCCCGGCGTGCTGTCCCGCCGCGTCGACCCGCGCAACAGCACCGTGATGGTCTGGGGTGCCGTCAACGCCGGGGTCGCCGCCAACGCGATCCCGCAGACGGGCACGCTGGCCGGCACGGTCCGCACCGCGAGTCGCGAAACCTGGGTCGAGATGGAGAATCTGGTCTCCGAAACGATCGCGGGACTGCTGGCGCCGCTGGGCATCGAGCACACGCTGCAGTACCGGCGCGGCGTCCCGCCCGTGGTCAACGAGGAACTCTCGACTCGGATCATGACGCATGCGATCGAGGCCGTCGGCCCCGATGTGCTGGCCGACACCCGGCAGTCCGGCGGCGGCGAGGACTTCTCCTGGTATCTGGAGGAGATTCCGGGCGCGATGGCGCGACTGGGCGTGTGGGGTGGGCGCGGACCCCAGTTGGATCTGCATCAGCCGACTTTCGACCTCGACGAGCGTGCGCTGGCCGTGGGGGTGCGCGTGATGTCCAACATCGTGGAGCAGTGCGCGGCGTTCTAG
- a CDS encoding amidohydrolase, whose product MAGVSHSSFADGVEHTVARVRGDLIELSHSIHAEPELAFHEHRSRAKTQALVAERGFEVVPVAGLDTAFRASFGSGDLVVGVCAEYDALPELGHACGHNIIAASAVGAALALAEVADALNLTVVLLGTPAEEAGGGKVLMMEAGAFDDVAAAVMMHPGPVDIAAARSLALSEVNVSYTGKEAHAAVAPFLGVNAADAVTVAQVAVGLLRQHLFPGQMMHGIVTDGGQAPNVVPRHASMRYTMRANDTAALHALEEKMAGCFAAGALATGCQHRVESVSPIYQELTPDPWLSQTFRSEMLRLGRAPVPAELEAALPLGSTDMGNVTQLLPGIHPVVGVEANGASVHQPGFAEAAAGPAGDAAVIDGAIMLARTVVALAETPAERDRVAGLAERRAS is encoded by the coding sequence ATGGCCGGTGTGTCGCACTCCTCGTTCGCCGACGGCGTCGAGCACACCGTGGCGCGGGTCCGTGGCGACCTCATCGAGCTTTCGCACTCCATTCACGCCGAACCGGAACTGGCGTTCCACGAGCACCGCAGCCGCGCCAAGACGCAGGCCCTGGTCGCCGAGCGCGGCTTCGAGGTGGTGCCCGTTGCCGGCCTGGACACCGCGTTCCGGGCCTCGTTCGGCAGCGGCGACCTTGTGGTGGGAGTGTGCGCCGAGTACGACGCCCTGCCCGAACTCGGGCACGCATGCGGGCACAACATCATCGCGGCCTCGGCCGTCGGTGCCGCGCTGGCGCTGGCCGAGGTGGCCGACGCACTGAATCTGACCGTGGTGCTGCTCGGCACCCCGGCCGAGGAGGCCGGCGGTGGCAAGGTCCTGATGATGGAGGCGGGCGCGTTCGACGACGTCGCCGCGGCCGTCATGATGCACCCCGGGCCCGTCGACATCGCCGCCGCGCGGTCGCTGGCGCTCTCGGAGGTCAACGTCAGCTACACCGGCAAGGAGGCGCACGCCGCCGTCGCGCCGTTCCTCGGGGTGAACGCCGCCGACGCGGTCACGGTCGCACAGGTCGCGGTCGGACTCCTGCGCCAGCACCTGTTTCCCGGTCAGATGATGCACGGCATCGTCACCGACGGCGGACAGGCACCCAATGTGGTGCCCCGGCACGCGTCGATGAGATACACCATGCGCGCCAACGACACTGCGGCATTGCATGCCCTGGAGGAGAAGATGGCGGGTTGTTTCGCCGCTGGAGCCCTGGCGACCGGATGTCAGCACCGGGTGGAGTCGGTGTCGCCGATCTATCAGGAGTTGACGCCGGACCCGTGGCTGTCCCAGACCTTCCGATCCGAGATGCTGCGCCTGGGTCGTGCGCCGGTGCCCGCTGAACTGGAGGCCGCGTTGCCCTTGGGCAGCACCGACATGGGCAACGTCACGCAACTGCTGCCCGGCATTCACCCGGTGGTGGGGGTCGAGGCGAACGGCGCCTCGGTCCATCAGCCCGGCTTCGCCGAAGCCGCGGCGGGCCCGGCCGGAGACGCCGCGGTCATCGACGGCGCGATCATGTTGGCGCGCACCGTCGTCGCTCTCGCCGAGACACCGGCCGAGCGGGACCGGGTTGCGGGCCTGGCTGAACGGCGGGCCTCATGA
- a CDS encoding purine-nucleoside phosphorylase yields MTSPAALAAHAASAIADRTGVARHDVAVVLGSGWAPAAAALGRAEAEVPMADLPGFTPPSAQGHGGTLLSVQVGARRVLVFLGRIHAYEGHDLRHVVHPIRTACAAGVGTVVLTNAAGGLRSEYAVGQPVLISDHLNLTARSPLAGAEFVDLVDAYSPALRRVAREIDPTLAEGVYAGLPGPHYETPAEIRMLRTLGADLVGMSTVHETIAARAAGADVLAFSLVTNLAAGMTGEPLSHAEVLEAGRQSATAMGSLLSAVISRL; encoded by the coding sequence GTGACAAGCCCGGCGGCGCTGGCCGCTCACGCCGCGTCCGCCATCGCCGATCGCACCGGGGTGGCGCGCCACGATGTCGCGGTCGTGCTGGGCTCGGGATGGGCGCCCGCCGCTGCGGCGCTGGGCCGGGCCGAGGCCGAGGTGCCGATGGCCGATCTGCCCGGTTTCACGCCGCCCAGCGCGCAGGGACATGGCGGAACCCTGCTGTCGGTCCAGGTGGGTGCCAGGCGTGTGTTGGTGTTCCTCGGCCGCATCCACGCCTACGAGGGCCACGACCTTCGACATGTCGTGCACCCGATCCGCACGGCGTGTGCGGCCGGGGTGGGCACCGTCGTGCTGACCAACGCCGCCGGCGGCCTCCGCAGCGAGTACGCCGTGGGCCAACCCGTGCTGATCAGCGACCACCTGAACCTGACCGCGCGGTCGCCATTGGCCGGCGCCGAGTTCGTCGATCTCGTCGACGCCTACTCGCCCGCGCTGCGGCGGGTTGCCCGCGAGATCGATCCGACGCTCGCCGAGGGCGTCTACGCCGGGTTGCCGGGACCGCACTACGAGACGCCCGCCGAGATCAGGATGCTGCGCACCCTCGGTGCCGATCTGGTCGGGATGTCGACGGTGCACGAGACGATTGCGGCGCGGGCTGCGGGCGCCGACGTGTTGGCGTTCTCACTGGTGACCAACCTTGCGGCCGGGATGACGGGTGAACCGTTGTCGCATGCCGAGGTGCTCGAGGCGGGCCGTCAGTCCGCGACCGCGATGGGATCCCTGCTGTCTGCGGTGATCTCCCGGCTCTGA
- a CDS encoding AbrB family transcriptional regulator, which yields MGGRDRFIQFGRWLLLILVTVVVSVGLSAVHVPSAALFAALVVGIVLALTAVAPTRVPRGTGVAAQGILGVYIGTMVAPDSLGALAPHWPIVVVVVVATLLISAAAGVLMGLHREISPLTGALALVAGGASGLVAIARDLGGDDRVVAVVQYLRVGLVTASMPIVVTLIFAPDRSHPATLVHDEAAPWYLSVALIAVIAAVGIALGRVARIPGSGLLVPMALTVVLELAGWSLGLAVPTVLVQVSYAVIGWQAGLAFTRQSLKAIGRAMPLAVGLIVALTVATAGLGVLLAHVTGMSALEGYLATSPGGVYAVLATAVETGSNVTFIVAAQVLRILVMLFAAPVLARGIVALQRRFTRQSREITADSRDPIAVAD from the coding sequence ATGGGAGGGCGAGACCGCTTCATACAGTTCGGGCGCTGGTTGCTGCTCATCCTGGTCACCGTCGTCGTCTCTGTCGGCCTGTCCGCCGTGCACGTCCCGTCCGCCGCGCTGTTCGCGGCTCTGGTGGTCGGCATCGTGCTTGCGCTCACCGCGGTGGCCCCCACCCGCGTGCCCCGCGGTACCGGCGTCGCCGCGCAGGGCATCCTCGGCGTCTACATCGGCACGATGGTGGCCCCTGACTCCTTGGGCGCGCTCGCACCGCACTGGCCCATCGTCGTGGTGGTCGTGGTCGCGACGCTGCTGATCAGCGCCGCTGCCGGGGTCCTGATGGGCCTGCACCGCGAGATCAGCCCATTGACCGGAGCGCTTGCCCTGGTTGCGGGTGGCGCCTCGGGACTGGTGGCCATCGCGCGTGACCTCGGCGGCGACGACCGGGTGGTCGCGGTGGTGCAGTACCTGCGCGTCGGACTCGTCACCGCCTCGATGCCGATCGTCGTGACCCTGATCTTCGCCCCCGACCGCTCGCACCCCGCGACGCTGGTCCATGACGAGGCCGCACCCTGGTACCTCAGCGTCGCGCTCATCGCCGTCATCGCCGCCGTCGGCATCGCGCTGGGCCGCGTGGCCCGGATACCGGGTTCGGGTCTGCTGGTGCCCATGGCCCTCACCGTGGTGCTCGAACTGGCCGGGTGGTCGCTGGGCCTGGCGGTGCCGACCGTCCTGGTGCAGGTCTCCTACGCCGTGATCGGGTGGCAGGCGGGGTTGGCCTTCACACGCCAGTCTCTCAAGGCGATCGGCCGCGCGATGCCGCTGGCGGTGGGCCTCATCGTGGCGCTGACCGTCGCGACCGCTGGCCTGGGTGTGCTGTTGGCCCACGTCACGGGCATGTCGGCGCTGGAGGGCTACCTGGCGACCAGCCCGGGCGGTGTGTACGCCGTGCTGGCCACCGCGGTCGAGACCGGTTCGAACGTCACGTTCATCGTCGCGGCCCAGGTGCTGCGGATTCTCGTGATGCTGTTCGCCGCCCCGGTGCTCGCGCGCGGCATCGTCGCCCTGCAGCGGCGGTTCACCCGTCAGAGCCGGGAGATCACCGCAGACAGCAGGGATCCCATCGCGGTCGCGGACTGA
- a CDS encoding MarR family winged helix-turn-helix transcriptional regulator encodes MALARQMRRHRPDTGLTLSQLEVLGEISRAGEISPAELGARLHVRAQSLTDSINDLEARELLSRRPDPGDRRRQLLEITAEGVALLEGDRAQRDEWLNAAMRANLTELETDLLMLVAPILRKLADTEKAQSGPC; translated from the coding sequence ATGGCCCTGGCGCGGCAGATGCGCCGCCACCGCCCCGACACCGGACTGACGCTGTCTCAACTTGAGGTGTTGGGCGAGATCAGTCGCGCGGGCGAGATCTCCCCCGCCGAACTCGGCGCACGTCTGCATGTGCGGGCCCAGTCGCTGACCGACAGCATCAATGACCTCGAGGCGCGGGAACTCCTGTCCCGTCGCCCCGATCCCGGCGATCGCCGCCGTCAACTCCTCGAGATCACCGCCGAGGGCGTCGCACTGCTCGAAGGCGACCGGGCGCAACGCGACGAGTGGCTCAACGCGGCCATGCGCGCCAACCTCACCGAACTCGAGACCGACCTGTTGATGCTGGTCGCCCCGATCCTGCGCAAGCTGGCCGACACCGAGAAGGCACAATCAGGCCCATGCTGA
- a CDS encoding phospho-sugar mutase: protein MLTFGTAGLRGPMQAGPDGMNVATVTTATWAVAKVLKDRCLGGSTVVVGRDARHHSAEFALATAEVFAAQGFSIVLLPDPLPTPVLAFAVRRLGAACGVQITASHNPAADNGYKVYFDGGVQIVSPTDREIEAAIGVAPPVADIPRVEVSPTDTELVEHYIERAASVAQHHGGLRIALTALHGVGGGTALAALHRAGFDDVHLVAEQFNPDPDFPTVAFPNPEEPGACDALLALAETVGADLAIALDPDADRCALGVPTADGWRMLSGDETGWLLGDHILSALGADEAPSSLVASTVVSSRLLAAIAADHGATHVETLTGFKWLARADAGGSGQRLVYAYEEAIGHCVDPEAVRDKDGISAAVLACAMVSELKAQNRSVPGELDRLARRHGVHVTSAVSLRVTDAPGAMSRLRGGPPAELAGITVACTDLAQLRGNRRTDALVFTGAADEATVRMVVRPSGTEPKLKFYFEVACPPADDVAAARAVAGARCDMLLAQARELGEALLRD, encoded by the coding sequence ATGCTGACCTTCGGCACCGCAGGACTGCGCGGGCCCATGCAGGCGGGCCCCGACGGGATGAACGTGGCGACCGTGACGACTGCGACCTGGGCCGTGGCGAAGGTGCTCAAAGACCGTTGCCTCGGCGGTTCGACGGTCGTGGTCGGTCGCGACGCGCGCCACCACTCCGCGGAGTTCGCCCTTGCCACCGCGGAGGTGTTCGCCGCGCAGGGATTCTCGATCGTGCTGCTCCCTGATCCGCTGCCCACTCCGGTGCTGGCATTCGCGGTGCGCCGATTGGGTGCGGCCTGCGGCGTGCAGATCACCGCGTCGCACAATCCGGCTGCCGACAACGGCTACAAGGTCTACTTCGACGGCGGCGTTCAGATCGTGTCACCGACCGACCGCGAGATCGAGGCCGCAATCGGCGTCGCACCCCCGGTCGCCGACATCCCTCGAGTCGAGGTGTCCCCCACCGACACCGAACTCGTCGAGCACTACATCGAACGGGCCGCGTCGGTGGCACAGCACCACGGCGGGCTTCGCATCGCGCTGACGGCCCTGCACGGCGTGGGCGGCGGCACCGCACTGGCGGCCCTGCACCGGGCGGGCTTCGACGACGTCCACCTCGTCGCCGAGCAGTTCAATCCGGACCCGGACTTCCCGACGGTCGCGTTCCCCAACCCCGAGGAACCCGGCGCCTGCGATGCGCTCCTGGCTCTGGCCGAGACCGTCGGCGCCGATCTGGCGATCGCACTGGATCCCGACGCCGACCGCTGCGCACTCGGGGTGCCGACCGCCGACGGGTGGCGCATGCTCTCCGGCGACGAAACCGGTTGGCTGCTGGGCGATCACATCCTGTCCGCGCTCGGCGCCGACGAGGCGCCGTCCAGCCTCGTCGCCAGCACCGTGGTCTCCTCACGCCTGCTGGCGGCCATCGCGGCCGACCACGGCGCGACCCACGTGGAGACCCTGACCGGATTCAAATGGCTGGCCCGCGCCGATGCCGGCGGCTCCGGGCAGCGTCTGGTCTACGCCTACGAGGAGGCCATCGGCCACTGCGTGGACCCCGAGGCGGTGCGAGACAAGGACGGCATCAGCGCCGCGGTGCTGGCGTGCGCCATGGTCTCCGAACTGAAGGCCCAAAACCGTTCTGTGCCGGGTGAATTGGATCGACTCGCGCGCCGCCACGGCGTGCACGTCACGTCCGCGGTGTCGCTGCGGGTCACCGACGCGCCCGGCGCGATGAGCAGACTGCGCGGCGGACCACCGGCCGAACTGGCCGGAATCACCGTCGCCTGCACGGATCTGGCGCAGCTTCGGGGCAACCGCCGCACCGACGCGCTGGTGTTCACCGGCGCGGCCGACGAGGCGACCGTGCGCATGGTGGTGCGCCCGTCAGGCACCGAACCCAAACTCAAGTTCTATTTCGAGGTCGCCTGCCCGCCCGCCGACGATGTCGCGGCGGCGCGTGCGGTCGCCGGCGCGCGGTGCGACATGTTGCTGGCCCAGGCGCGCGAACTCGGCGAGGCCCTGCTGCGGGATTGA
- the upp gene encoding uracil phosphoribosyltransferase: protein MDVRVIDHPLAAARLTTLRDERTDNAGFRSALRDLTLMLVYEATRDARREELTVRTPITETTGSRLAAPPLLVPVLRAGLGMVDQAHALIPEARVGFVGVARDEETHQPTPYLESLPEDLSAQPVMVLDPMLATGGSMVHTLALLQARGAVDITVVCVVAAPQGVSAIGEAAPNARLFTATIDEGLNEIAYIVPGLGDAGDRQFGPR from the coding sequence ATGGATGTGCGGGTCATCGATCACCCCCTGGCCGCCGCGCGGTTGACCACACTGCGCGACGAGCGGACCGACAACGCCGGATTCCGCTCGGCGCTTCGTGACCTGACGCTGATGCTGGTCTACGAGGCCACCCGGGACGCGCGCCGTGAGGAGCTCACGGTGCGGACGCCTATCACGGAGACCACGGGCTCCCGCCTGGCGGCGCCGCCCCTGCTGGTGCCGGTGCTGCGCGCCGGGCTGGGGATGGTCGATCAGGCCCACGCACTGATCCCGGAGGCCCGTGTGGGCTTCGTCGGGGTGGCCCGCGACGAGGAGACGCATCAGCCGACGCCGTATCTGGAGTCGCTGCCCGAGGATCTGAGCGCGCAGCCCGTCATGGTGCTCGACCCGATGCTGGCCACCGGTGGCTCGATGGTGCACACGCTGGCCCTGCTGCAGGCCCGTGGCGCGGTCGACATCACCGTGGTGTGCGTGGTCGCCGCACCGCAGGGCGTGTCGGCGATCGGTGAGGCCGCGCCCAACGCCCGGCTGTTCACTGCGACGATCGACGAGGGCCTCAACGAGATCGCCTACATCGTCCCGGGACTCGGCGATGCCGGGGACCGGCAGTTCGGCCCGCGCTGA